A single window of Leopardus geoffroyi isolate Oge1 chromosome D4, O.geoffroyi_Oge1_pat1.0, whole genome shotgun sequence DNA harbors:
- the LRRC19 gene encoding leucine-rich repeat-containing protein 19: MQSYDILFFNGVEETVDSLPHESQRQKKKVKACDMKTTCITILFWPLSMLLLSDDSQSSRTEVKYNFTEMNYSLIPVDINKNITILDLSYNQISLNVTDTRVLQTYFLLTELYLIENNIIMLYNNSFGNLSNLEILNMCTNSIHIIQQGAFIGLNKLKQLHLCQNKIFQLNPDIFVPLKNLILLNLQGNLISYFDVPRMFHLELIILYGNPWNCSCSLLNLQKWLNTSNVTLENENITTCAYPDILKRYSITTVPYNAECYSKFSPPINEDLYNHSQSINNSTFNSSLNNLKNSEHKLLGKSWAFLLGVAVTVLMTSFLIFIAIKCPIWYSFLLSYNHHRLEEHEAETYEDGFTGNSSSLSQASHTNSEETTVIFEQLHSFVIDDDGFIEDKYIDTHELCEEN, from the exons ATGCAATCATATGACATACTGTTTTTTAATGGTGTAGAAGAAACAGTAGACTCCTTACCACACGAATctcagagacaaaagaaaaaagtaaag GCTTGTGATATGAAAACTACATGCATCACAATCTTGTTTTGGCCCCTCTCCATGCTATTGTTATCAGACGACAGCCAGTCTTCTAGAACA gaagtCAAATATAATTTCACTGAAATGAATTATTCCTTAATTCCAGTGGATATCAATAAAAACATTACTATACTTGATCTCAGTTATAACCAAATTTCTCTGAATGTTACAGACACAAGGGTTCTACAGACCTATTTTTTACTCACTGAACTCTATTTGATTGAGAACAATatcattatgttatataataACAGCTTTGGTAACCTCTCCAacctagaaattttaaatatgtgtacaAACTCCATCCACATAATTCAACAGGGTGCGTTCATAGgcttaaataaactaaaacagttacatctctgtcaaaacaaaatatttcaactGAATCCTGATATATTTGTGCCTCTAAAAAACCTAATACTTCTGAATCTGCAAGGCAATTTGATAAGCTATTTTGATGTACCACGAATGTTTCATCtggaattaataattttatatggaaatCCATGGAACTGCTCTTGTAGTCTACTGAATTTGCAGAAATGGTTGAACACCTCAAATGTGACACTAG AAAATGAGAACATCACCACATGTGCCTACCCAGATATCCTGAAACGCTATAGTATCACAACTGTACCATATAATGCTGAATGCTACTCAAAATTTTCTCCACCTATAAATGAAGATCTTTATAACCACTCTCAGTCCATTAACAATTCAACATTTAACAGCTCTTTGAACAACTTAAAAAATTCAG AACATAAACTTCTTGGAAAAAGCTGGGCTTTTCTTCTCGGTGTGGCAGTCACTGTACTGATGACTTCATTCCTCATTTTTATTGCTATCAAATGCCCAATATGGTATAGTTTTCTGCTTAGTTACAATCATCATCGCCTGGAAGAGCATGAAGCAGAAACCTATGAAGATGGTTTTACTGGAAATTCAAGTTCTCTTTCACAGGCCTCACATACAAACTCTGAAGAAACTACAGTAATATTTGAACAACTACATTCATTTGTAATAGACGATGATGGGTTTATTGAAGACAAATATATAGATACTCATGAATTATGTGAAGAAAATTAA